One part of the Larus michahellis chromosome 22, bLarMic1.1, whole genome shotgun sequence genome encodes these proteins:
- the HOXC12 gene encoding homeobox protein Hox-C12 — MGEHNLLNPGFVGPLVNIHTGDTFYFPNFRASGGQLPGLPSLSYPRRDNVCSLPWASSEPCNGYPQPYLGSPVSINPSFGRACDLARVEESKCYYRETCSETSGLKREERGRDSALLPLESGLPNGMGGNFSKYDYPSGEAVPHDPPSCQSLESDSSSSLLNEGNKGTTGEAGALVSPLNQGSTLGTGGAPWYPMHTRSRKKRKPYSKLQLAELEGEFMVNEFITRQRRRELSDRLNLSDQQVKIWFQNRRMKKKRLLLREQALSFF; from the exons ATGGGCGAGCACAACCTCCTTAATCCCGGCTTTGTGGGACCTCTGGTGAACATCCACACGGGAGACACCTTCTACTTCCCAAATTTCCGTGCCTCCGGAGGGCAGCTGCCCGGTTTGCCTTCCCTCTCTTACCCCCGACGGGATAACGTCTGCTCCTTGCCCTGGGCATCCTCGGAACCCTGCAACGGGTACCCTCAACCCTACCTGGGCAGCCCCGTCTCCATTAACCCTTCCTTCGGTCGAGCCTGCGACCTCGCCCgggtggaggaaagcaaatgttaTTACCGGGAAACTTGCTCGGAAACCAGCGGGCtcaagagggaggagaggggcagggacaGTGCTTTGCTGCCCCTCGAATCCGGCCTCCCCAATGGCATGGGGGGCAATTTCAGCAAATATGACTATCCCAGCGGCGAGGCGGTGCCCCACGACCCTCCGTCCTGCCAGTCCTTGGAGTCAGACTCCAGCTCGTCCTTGCTCAATGAAGGGAATAAAGGCACGACCGGAGAAGCGGGGGCTTTGGTGTCCCCCCTGAATCAAGGCAGCACTTTAGGCACCGGTG GTGCTCCTTGGTACCCGATGCACACACGGTCCCGGAAAAAACGAAAACCCTATTCcaagctgcagctggcagagctggaagGGGAGTTTATGGTCAATGAATTCATTACTCGCCAAAGAAGGAGGGAGCTCTCAGACCGATTAAACCTGAGCGACCAGCAGGTGaagatctggttccagaaccggcgtatgaaaaagaaaagactccTCCTGAGAGAGCAagccctttctttcttttaa